The Spirochaetaceae bacterium genomic interval GGTGCGCTTCCGGCATGCGCCGGCCGATTCGTTCGAGGAGTTTCCCGCCTGGCGCGTCAAGGGCATGATCGAGCGCGCCGAGCAGGGCGCCGCGTTCCTGACCGTCGCCGGCGGCAATCCCGACCTGCTCAAGGGCCAGGATCCGGAGCGGGTGGCCACCACCATGCGGGTGGCCTCCGAGCAGTCGAAACCGTTCAGCCGCGGTTACATCACCAACATGCGGGTGAGTTGGTGCGTGATCTCCGCGGCCGTGGCGCCGTGGGCGGAGCGGGTGTTTCCCGAGGCTCCGGAGCAGGAGCGGGTGGACCGGCTGTGGGAAGCGATATTCCGCGCCTGCCGGGTGGACCAGGCCGACCCGGTGGAAGCGTGGCGGCGTCATATCGACGCGCTCGAGTCGCGCCGCGAGTTCCTGAACGAGCGGGCGTACACGGCGCTGCACTACGCCGCGCCCGGCACCGACCTCACCGTCGGCCTGCCCGGCGGCCACGTCTGGAAGGGCGGCATCGACTACAACGCCGAGGGCACGCGGTTCGTCCCCAACATCCCGACCGAGGAGGTGTTCACGCTGCCGCACAGCCGGCGGGTCGACGGCACGGTGACCGCCAGCAAGCCGCTGAACTACGGCGGCCGGTTGATCGGGAACTTCAGTCTGACCTTCGAACAGGGCCGCGTCGTCGCCGTCGAGGCGGAGTCGGGCGCCGAGGTGCTGGAGAAGCTGATCGCCACCGACGACGGCGCCGCCCGCCTCGGCGAGATCGCGCTCGTGCCGCACCGTTCGCCCATCTCGCAACTCGGCCGGCTGTTCTACAACACGCTGTTCGACGAGAACGCCGCCAGCCACGTTGCGCTCGGCCAGGCGTATACGGTGTGCCTGACCGGCGGCGAGGCGATGTCGGAGCAGGAACTGGCCGCCGCCGGCGCCAACGCCAGCGTCACGCACGTGGACTTCATGATCGGCTCCGACCGCATGGAGATCGACGGCGTGCGCGCCGACGGCTCCACCGAGCC includes:
- a CDS encoding aminopeptidase, which produces MQERLERYADLAIGVGLNLQKGQHLMIRAPIEAVELTRALAASAYDAGCPYVDVSYSDDELQLVRFRHAPADSFEEFPAWRVKGMIERAEQGAAFLTVAGGNPDLLKGQDPERVATTMRVASEQSKPFSRGYITNMRVSWCVISAAVAPWAERVFPEAPEQERVDRLWEAIFRACRVDQADPVEAWRRHIDALESRREFLNERAYTALHYAAPGTDLTVGLPGGHVWKGGIDYNAEGTRFVPNIPTEEVFTLPHSRRVDGTVTASKPLNYGGRLIGNFSLTFEQGRVVAVEAESGAEVLEKLIATDDGAARLGEIALVPHRSPISQLGRLFYNTLFDENAASHVALGQAYTVCLTGGEAMSEQELAAAGANASVTHVDFMIGSDRMEIDGVRADGSTEPVMRAGEWAIADRA